One Hermetia illucens chromosome 4, iHerIll2.2.curated.20191125, whole genome shotgun sequence DNA segment encodes these proteins:
- the LOC119654889 gene encoding toll-like receptor 7: MSPPRSLELPFSRLPSATAVLAVLAVIWTVVVRPAGAQCSWEYQPSSVKCHLRILESQGLNLQVAESADRLDIECSETLLFQSELPAEAFARLPKLSELQIESCRLLKLPPNAFKGLNSLRRLAVNTRNSIWGAGKSLEVFTSSLNGLRELQVLDLSENNLRQLPEGVWCPLGNLQILNLTHNRLRSADSLGFGDLPCTGAGGSELQVLDVSHNELRSIPDNWGISRLRRLNDLKLEFNNITEISPDALSGLASLKIFNISYNHLETLPTDIFAGNKQLREIHLQHNQIYDLPKGIFHHLEELLVLDLSGNQLTSHNVDNATFSGLIRLVVLNLANNALTRIGAKTFSELYFLQNLDLRNNSIGHVEEGAFLPLYNLHTLNLAENRLHTLDNKLFNGLFILTKLTLNNNLINIIESQAFRNCSDLKELDLSSNQLTEVPEAIQDLAVLKTLDLGENQISGFQNGSFRNLNQLTGLRLIDNQIGNITIGMFWDLPRLSVLNLAKNRVQAIERGSFDKNTELEAIRLDRNLLTDINGVFATLASLLWLNLSENHLVWFDYAFIPSKLKWLDIHGNYIEALGNYYKLQEEIRVKTLDASHNRITEIGPMSVPNTIELLFINNNLINTIHPNTFVDKTSLTRVDLYANMISKLQLHNLRVAPAPDEKMVPEFYLGGNPFECDCSMEWLQRADSLTSRQHPRIMDLANIECLMPHSRSAPIRALTSLSSSDFLCKYDTHCFALCHCCDFDACDCEMTCPTNCSCYNDDRWGTNIVDCGRQNTNQLPSKLPMDVTDLYLDGNNLPVLQNQIFIGRKNLRSVYLNASNVMTVQNQTFAGLAALEILHLENNKLQTLQGSEFSGLSSLKELYLHNNQLSFIGNNTLADLTSLRVLRIDNNRLVTFPTWQLHNLQQKSSLTALAVGRNSWSCHCKFLQELTEFVSSSSMVIQDAQDIYCVDGAVKRELDLNASAGCNEQYAGNTAAIPNQDVYTGYIPLLAAVLVLIVLIIILIVVFVFRESVRMWLFAHYGVRVCESRFDDAGKLYDAIILHSAKDYEFVCRTIAGELEHGRPPFRLCIQQRDLPPDASHLQIVEATRASRKMIVILTRNFLQTEWIRTEFRSAFHEALRGLTSKLVFIEETDVGPEAEEVAELQPYLKSIPSNRILTSDPYFWEKLRYAIPIELSPRGNNYTIDHHERFKQPVSPGVIFRQAPPPPAYYQDGDETNYSSATTATPSPRPARHPLNDIPMRPPSEHIYSSIDSEYSGYDHENLSMIPSGAGAICNPQHKMQKLHTAATTSSGGHPSNWRPLNTAAVHASIHRSSGAQPQPQTPVAGSSSGSGTSTAPAPAPGGANSSGNTNSGQAFLV, encoded by the coding sequence ATGTCGCCCCCGAGGAGCCTTGAATTACCATTTAGCCGCCTGCCAAGTGCCACCGCAGTTCTTGCCGTCCTTGCCGTGATATGGACGGTAGTTGTCCGGCCGGCGGGCGCTCAGTGCTCCTGGGAATACCAGCCCTCCAGCGTAAAGTGCCACCTGAGGATCCTGGAGTCACAAGGGCTCAATCTACAGGTGGCCGAGTCAGCTGACCGTCTCGACATAGAGTGCAGCGAGACGCTCCTCTTCCAGAGTGAGTTGCCGGCCGAGGCGTTTGCGCGCCTCCCAAAACTCAGCGAGCTGCAAATCGAGTCCTGCCGACTGTTGAAACTGCCTCCGAACGCCTTCAAAGGACTAAATTCGCTAAGGAGGCTCGCGGTGAATACGCGGAACAGCATCTGGGGCGCCGGGAAAAGTCTCGAAGTGTTCACGAGTTCCCTGAACGGATTGCGCGAGTTACAAGTGCTGGATCTTAGTGAGAACAATTTGCGGCAATTGCCGGAAGGTGTGTGGTGTCCCTTGGGCAATTTGCAAATCTTGAACCTAACGCATAACCGCCTGCGATCCGCGGACAGTCTCGGTTTCGGGGATCTACCCTGTACGGGCGCGGGCGGCTCTGAGCTGCAAGTGTTGGACGTCAGCCACAACGAGCTTCGGTCGATCCCCGACAATTGGGGAATTTCGCGTTTGAGGCGGCTAAACGACCTTAAATTGGAATTCAATAACATCACCGAAATCTCGCCGGATGCCCTGTCTGGGCTGGCATCCTTGAAGATATTCAACATCAGCTACAATCATCTGGAAACGCTACCAACCGATATTTTCGCCGGCAACAAACAGCTCCGGGAGATCCACCTGCAACACAACCAAATTTACGACCTCCCCAAAGGAATCTTCCATCATCTGGAGGAACTCCTCGTGTTGGATCTGAGCGGAAATCAGCTGACCAGCCACAACGTTGATAACGCAACGTTTTCGGGTCTGATTCGTCTGGTTGTCCTGAATTTAGCGAACAACGCGCTCACTCGAATTGGCGCAAAAACCTTCAGCGAGTTGTACTTCCTCCAGAATCTGGACTTGCGTAACAATTCGATTGGTCACGTGGAGGAGGGCGCGTTCTTGCCACTTTACAACCTACACACACTCAACTTGGCAGAGAATAGGCTGCACACCCTCGACAACAAGCTATTCAATGGGCTCTTCATCCTGACTAAGCTCACCCTCAATAATAATCTCATAAACATAATTGAGTCACAAGCGTTCCGCAATTGTTCAGATCTTAAGGAGCTGGACCTAAGCTCGAATCAATTGACCGAAGTGCCCGAAGCGATCCAGGATTTAGCAGTGCTGAAAACCCTTGACTTGGGGGAGAACCAGATTTCTGGATTCCAAAACGGATCCTTCCGCAATTTGAATCAGCTCACAGGATTGCGGCTGATTGACAATCAGATTGGGAATATTACGATTGGAATGTTCTGGGACCTGCCGCGATTAAGCGTTCTGAACTTGGCAAAGAACAGGGTTCAGGCAATCGAGCGGGGATCCTTCGACAAAAACACCGAACTCGAAGCAATTCGATTGGACCGAAACCTCCTGACCGATATCAACGGGGTGTTTGCGACCCTCGCATCACTTCTTTGGCTGAATCTGTCAGAGAATCATTTAGTCTGGTTCGACTACGCGTTCATCCCTAGCAAGCTCAAGTGGCTGGATATCCACGGGAATTATATTGAGGCGCTTGGGAATTATTATAAACTACAAGAGGAGATTAGAGTGAAAACGCTGGATGCTAGTCACAACAGAATCACCGAAATCGGCCCCATGTCCGTCCCGAACACAATCGAGCTGCTGTTCATCAACAACAACCTCATTAATACGATCCACCCCAACACATTCGTGGACAAGACCAGCCTCACCCGGGTCGACCTATATGCAAACATGATTTCCAAGCTGCAGCTCCACAACCTCCGTGTCGCCCCTGCGCCTGACGAAAAGATGGTTCCGGAATTCTACTTGGGCGGAAATCCGTTCGAGTGCGACTGCTCCATGGAGTGGCTGCAGCGAGCGGACAGCTTGACCTCACGACAACACCCCCGGATCATGGACTTGGCCAACATCGAATGTCTGATGCCGCACAGCAGAAGTGCCCCCATTCGAGCCCTGACCAGCCTCTCCAGCAGTGACTTCCTGTGCAAGTACGACACCCACTGCTTCGCCCTGTGTCACTGTTGTGATTTCGATGCCTGCGACTGCGAGATGACCTGCCCGACCAACTGCAGCTGCTACAACGACGACCGATGGGGCACAAACATCGTGGACTGTGGGCGGCAAAATACCAATCAGCTCCCAAGCAAACTGCCCATGGATGTCACCGACTTGTACCTTGACGGAAACAACTTGCCTGTGCTGCAAAATCAAATCTTTATCGGCCGGAAGAACCTGCGTTCTGTGTATCTGAATGCGAGCAACGTGATGACGGTGCAGAATCAAACATTCGCTGGATTGGCAGCGCTCGAGATATTACACCTGGAGAACAATAAGCTACAGACCCTGCAAGGGAGTGAGTTTAGTGGGCTGAGTTCCCTGAAGGAGCTATACTTGCACAACAATCAACTTTCGTTTATCGGGAATAACACCTTGGCCGATCTGACTTCACTGAGGGTTCTCAGGATAGACAACAATCGCTTGGTCACTTTCCCGACATGGCAGCTTCACAACCTTCAGCAGAAGAGCAGCTTGACTGCTTTGGCTGTCGGGCGCAACTCCTGGTCTTGTCACTGTAAATTCCTCCAGGAGCTGACGGAGTTTGTGTCCAGCAGTTCCATGGTCATCCAAGACGCCCAGGATATCTACTGCGTCGATGGAGCCGTAAAACGGGAGCTCGACTTAAATGCTTCCGCAGGCTGCAATGAGCAGTACGCAGGGAACACGGCTGCGATTCCAAACCAGGACGTCTACACGGGATACATTCCCTTATTGGCAGCCGTTCTAGTCCTTATTGTGCTCATAATAATTTTGATTGTTGTATTCGTGTTCCGGGAGTCGGTTCGGATGTGGCTTTTCGCTCATTATGGAGTGCGAGTCTGTGAATCACGGTTCGATGATGCTGGAAAACTATATGACGCCATTATCCTGCACTCGGCCAAGGATTACGAGTTTGTGTGTCGAACAATTGCAGGCGAGCTGGAACACGGCAGACCCCCATTCCGGCTGTGCATCCAACAGAGGGATCTGCCTCCTGATGCTTCACACCTGCAGATCGTCGAAGCCACACGGGCGTCAAGGAAGATGATCGTTATCTTGACTCGAAACTTTCTGCAAACTGAATGGATAAGAACGGAGTTCCGCAGTGCATTCCACGAAGCGCTAAGGGGGTTGACGAGCAAACTGGTGTTCATCGAGGAAACGGACGTCGGTCCCGAGGCGGAAGAGGTGGCTGAACTTCAACCTTACTTAAAATCCATCCCCAGCAACAGGATCCTCACGAGCGATCCATACTTTTGGGAGAAACTTCGATACGCGATTCCCATCGAACTCTCCCCCCGGGGTAATAACTACACGATCGACCATCATGAACGCTTCAAACAACCTGTGAGTCCAGGTGTGATATTTCGACAGGCACCTCCCCCGCCGGCCTATTATCAGGACGGTGACGAGACTAATTACTCGTCCGCAACGACAGCCACGCCGAGTCCACGCCCCGCACGACATCCCCTCAACGATATCCCCATGCGACCGCCCTCCGAGCACATTTACTCAAGCATAGACTCCGAGTACAGTGGCTACGACCACGAGAACCTTTCAATGATACCAAGCGGAGCCGGAGCGATTTGCAACCCTCAAcacaaaatgcaaaaattgcatACGGCCGCGACGACGAGTAGTGGCGGACATCCCTCGAATTGGCGGCCCCTCAACACTGCGGCCGTTCATGCGTCCATTCATCGTAGCAGTGGAGCACAACCGCAGCCTCAAACGCCGGTCGCAGGCAGCAGCAGCGGCAGTGGAACGAGTACAGCACCGGCCCCTGCTCCAGGTGGTGCGAATTCAAGCGGAAACACCAACAGTGGCCAAGCATTCCTGGTTTAG